One part of the Brevundimonas subvibrioides ATCC 15264 genome encodes these proteins:
- a CDS encoding metalloprotease, protein MSDIGPWGSRDGRVTAPAASPTTAVPASSPGAPSIDKGQSLPWAIGSTLLLGGFIWLTSGSWIVAVAAIFGLFVHEYGHVLAMNRLGMGPAKIYIIPFLGGLARGQRNPDSEWHGVLVSLAGPAFGLLAVLPMVGVWLVTGDPEWMLGAFIIAMINLVNLAPAPPLDGSKALGPVLARIDPMVEKVALIAVGALVVWWGFSTGRWILAVFLGISVFGALQRGPWRPGEQKLTWPQAGKSLGLFLLTGAACAAAGLGVLLPIAEGSPTEALNIAARFIGFDR, encoded by the coding sequence ATGAGCGACATCGGTCCCTGGGGTTCGCGCGACGGGCGCGTCACGGCACCGGCCGCGTCGCCGACGACGGCCGTGCCCGCCTCCAGCCCCGGCGCGCCGTCGATCGACAAGGGCCAGAGCCTGCCCTGGGCGATCGGATCGACGCTGTTGCTGGGTGGTTTCATCTGGCTGACGTCGGGCAGCTGGATCGTCGCGGTGGCGGCGATCTTCGGTCTGTTCGTGCACGAGTACGGCCATGTGCTGGCAATGAACCGTCTGGGGATGGGCCCGGCGAAGATCTACATCATCCCGTTCCTGGGCGGACTGGCCCGCGGGCAGCGGAACCCGGACAGCGAATGGCACGGCGTGCTGGTATCGCTGGCGGGGCCGGCGTTCGGTCTGCTGGCCGTGCTGCCGATGGTCGGTGTGTGGCTGGTGACCGGCGACCCGGAATGGATGCTGGGTGCCTTCATCATCGCCATGATCAACCTGGTGAACCTGGCCCCCGCGCCGCCTCTCGACGGGTCCAAGGCGCTGGGCCCCGTGCTGGCGCGGATCGATCCCATGGTCGAAAAGGTGGCCCTGATCGCGGTCGGAGCCCTTGTGGTGTGGTGGGGTTTTTCGACCGGCCGCTGGATCCTCGCCGTCTTCCTCGGAATCTCCGTCTTCGGCGCGCTGCAGCGTGGGCCCTGGCGACCGGGCGAGCAGAAGCTGACCTGGCCACAGGCCGGCAAGTCGCTGGGACTGTTCCTGTTGACCGGCGCGGCCTGCGCGGCGGCCGGTCTGGGCGTGCTGCTGCCGATCGCCGAAGGCTCTCCGACCGAGGCCCTGAACATCGCCGCCCGCTTCATCGGCTTCGACCGATGA
- a CDS encoding L-aspartate oxidase, whose translation MSRIVHDGPLIIGGGLAGLSAALSAAPKPVLVISPAPLLEAASSAWAQGGVAAALSRDDAPALHLKDTEAAGAGLVDHHAAEVLTDEGRSTVEWLASLGAPFDRDAAGEFSVSLEAAHSMARVARVGGDGAGRAILSALVASVRAAGHITVWEDARLRSLIQDETGRVRGAVIEHPGGTLVEVLATAVVLATGGAGGLFGATTTPTALKGEGMALAWAAGAEILDPEFVQFHPTAIDVGLDPMPLATEALRGDGARLIDRDGHFLLGEAPDADLKARDIVARAVHAARAAGRGALLDATKAIGAHFPTEFPAVFAACMKAGLDPRVTPIPVAAAAHYHMGGIAADPDGRTSLPGLFAVGECAATGVHGANRLASNSLLEAAAFGRRTGRLAATMTATTGPVVVGAVMDDLPAAALLEMRVGMSADCGVVRDGDGLRRQIALIDRLEAAHGAAPALVAARLIVEAALARHESRGGHYRSDYPDTASVARHTRLRRVGIEAMAAA comes from the coding sequence ATGAGCCGGATCGTGCACGACGGCCCGCTGATCATCGGCGGCGGCCTGGCGGGCCTGTCGGCCGCGCTGTCGGCGGCTCCGAAACCGGTTTTGGTCATCAGCCCGGCCCCCCTGCTGGAGGCCGCGTCGAGCGCCTGGGCCCAGGGCGGCGTGGCGGCGGCCCTGTCGAGGGACGATGCGCCGGCGCTCCACCTCAAGGACACCGAGGCGGCCGGGGCCGGTCTGGTCGACCATCACGCGGCCGAGGTCCTGACCGACGAGGGGCGCTCCACCGTGGAATGGCTGGCCTCGCTGGGCGCGCCGTTCGACCGGGATGCGGCGGGCGAATTCTCCGTGAGTCTCGAGGCCGCACATTCGATGGCGCGGGTGGCGCGCGTCGGCGGCGACGGGGCGGGGCGGGCGATCCTGTCGGCCCTGGTCGCCTCGGTCCGGGCCGCCGGTCACATCACGGTCTGGGAGGATGCGCGGCTGCGGTCGCTGATCCAGGACGAGACGGGCCGGGTGCGCGGCGCGGTGATCGAACATCCGGGCGGGACGCTGGTCGAGGTTCTGGCCACGGCCGTCGTTTTGGCCACCGGCGGCGCGGGCGGGCTGTTCGGGGCGACCACGACCCCGACCGCGCTGAAGGGCGAGGGCATGGCCCTGGCCTGGGCGGCGGGGGCCGAGATCCTGGATCCCGAGTTCGTGCAATTCCACCCCACGGCCATCGACGTCGGTCTGGATCCCATGCCGCTGGCGACCGAGGCGTTGCGCGGCGACGGTGCGCGGCTGATCGATCGCGACGGGCATTTTCTGCTGGGCGAGGCGCCGGACGCGGACCTGAAGGCGCGCGACATCGTGGCGAGGGCCGTGCATGCGGCGCGGGCGGCGGGACGCGGGGCCCTGCTGGACGCGACCAAGGCCATCGGCGCGCATTTCCCGACCGAGTTCCCGGCCGTCTTCGCCGCCTGCATGAAGGCCGGCCTGGACCCGCGCGTGACCCCGATCCCGGTGGCGGCGGCGGCCCACTATCACATGGGGGGCATCGCGGCCGATCCGGACGGCCGGACCAGTCTGCCCGGCCTGTTCGCGGTCGGCGAATGCGCCGCGACCGGGGTGCATGGCGCCAACCGTCTGGCGTCCAATTCCCTGCTGGAAGCGGCGGCTTTCGGCCGGCGGACGGGACGGCTGGCGGCGACGATGACGGCCACCACCGGGCCGGTCGTGGTCGGGGCGGTGATGGACGACCTGCCCGCCGCGGCCCTGCTGGAGATGCGCGTCGGGATGAGCGCGGACTGCGGCGTGGTGCGCGACGGTGACGGGCTGCGGCGTCAGATCGCCCTGATCGACCGGCTGGAAGCCGCGCATGGCGCCGCCCCGGCCCTGGTGGCCGCGCGGCTGATCGTCGAGGCGGCCCTGGCCCGGCACGAGAGCCGGGGCGGGCATTACCGCAGCGACTATCCGGACACGGCCAGTGTGGCGCGGCACACCCGCTTGCGTCGCGTCGGGATCGAGGCGATGGCGGCGGCATGA
- the nadC gene encoding carboxylating nicotinate-nucleotide diphosphorylase — MIPSLPDVLILPIVRAALAEDLGRAGDVTAAACIPEAARMRAVFAARKPGVLAGIDCARLAVLEMDPKASIDLRMRDGDAFEAGAVLAEVEAEARAFLSAERTALNLLGRLCGIATLTRDYVQAVAGTGARIADTRKTTPGLRALEKHAVRCGGGINHRFGLDGAILIKDNHIAVCGGVEAAVRAARAHVGHLMKVEVEVDGLEQLNVALGMVAAGEGPDVVMLDNFDLARLAEAVRRTRDGGHRLVLEASGGVNLSTVRAIAETGVDVISVGALTHSASVLDIGLDAV; from the coding sequence ATGATCCCGTCGCTTCCCGATGTCCTGATTCTGCCGATCGTGCGCGCCGCCCTGGCCGAGGATCTGGGGCGGGCGGGCGATGTGACGGCTGCGGCCTGCATCCCCGAGGCTGCGCGCATGCGGGCCGTGTTCGCGGCGCGCAAGCCCGGCGTGCTGGCCGGGATCGACTGCGCGCGGCTGGCGGTGCTGGAGATGGATCCGAAGGCGTCGATCGACCTGCGGATGCGCGACGGGGACGCCTTCGAGGCCGGGGCCGTCCTGGCGGAGGTCGAGGCGGAGGCGCGGGCCTTCCTGTCGGCCGAGCGGACGGCGCTGAACCTGCTGGGTCGGCTGTGCGGGATCGCCACCCTGACGCGGGACTATGTGCAGGCCGTGGCCGGGACGGGAGCCCGGATCGCGGACACCCGCAAGACCACGCCGGGCCTGCGCGCCCTGGAGAAGCACGCGGTGCGCTGTGGCGGCGGGATCAACCACCGCTTCGGTCTGGATGGCGCCATCCTGATCAAGGACAATCACATCGCCGTCTGCGGCGGGGTCGAGGCGGCGGTCCGCGCCGCGCGGGCCCACGTCGGCCATCTGATGAAGGTCGAGGTCGAGGTGGACGGGCTGGAGCAGCTGAACGTCGCCCTGGGCATGGTCGCGGCGGGCGAGGGGCCCGACGTGGTCATGCTGGACAACTTCGACCTCGCGAGGCTGGCCGAGGCCGTGCGGCGGACGCGGGACGGTGGGCACCGGCTGGTGCTGGAGGCCTCGGGCGGGGTCAATCTGTCGACCGTGCGCGCCATCGCCGAAACGGGCGTGGACGTGATCTCGGTGGGTGCGCTCACCCATTCGGCATCGGTTCTGGATATCGGCCTCGACGCCGTCTGA
- a CDS encoding cell wall hydrolase — translation MTAAAVFGGVLGLGIGCAYLGGTVAKATTVRAQAERLEGATSAGFTEEALAAAAGGLDASALTIARRHDPYTVAGSAQRDRQTELLTARLEQLRPQGAGSDLRRASLTTLSDAARPFHLGSALDDSRDLECLTQAAYYEARGEGADGMRAVAQVVLNRARHPAFPNSVCGVVFQGAGRRIGCQFSFTCDGSMRAPVNRAAWNRARTVASAALSGSVYASVGNATHFHTTGVSPSWRNSLLRVSQVGSHVFYRFGGRSGSSTAFAYQTRPSTGGDIQRAVYAGIDPQTTMRQAGEAIAYTALVAQENLTAASAAPTETTRPAPAPTAQSVPAAPQVQTAPLSASSTDQAGSTPTA, via the coding sequence ATGACGGCAGCTGCGGTGTTCGGCGGCGTGCTGGGGCTGGGAATCGGCTGCGCCTATCTGGGCGGGACCGTCGCCAAGGCGACGACCGTGCGCGCCCAGGCCGAACGGCTGGAGGGCGCCACCTCCGCCGGCTTCACCGAGGAAGCGCTGGCCGCCGCCGCCGGGGGGCTGGACGCCAGCGCCCTGACCATCGCGCGCCGCCACGATCCCTATACCGTCGCCGGGTCTGCCCAGCGCGACCGCCAGACCGAACTACTGACCGCGCGGCTGGAACAACTGCGTCCGCAGGGGGCCGGCTCCGACCTCCGCCGCGCCAGCCTGACCACCCTGTCCGACGCCGCCCGCCCCTTCCATCTGGGCAGCGCGCTGGACGACAGCCGCGACCTCGAATGCCTGACCCAAGCGGCCTATTACGAGGCCCGCGGCGAAGGGGCCGACGGCATGCGCGCCGTGGCCCAGGTCGTACTCAACCGCGCCCGCCATCCCGCCTTCCCGAACAGCGTCTGCGGCGTCGTCTTCCAGGGGGCCGGCCGCCGGATCGGCTGCCAGTTCAGCTTCACCTGCGACGGTTCGATGCGCGCCCCGGTCAACCGCGCGGCCTGGAATCGGGCCCGCACGGTGGCCTCCGCCGCCCTGTCAGGGTCGGTCTACGCCAGCGTCGGCAACGCCACACACTTCCACACGACGGGCGTCTCCCCGTCCTGGAGGAACTCCCTGCTGCGGGTCAGCCAGGTCGGCAGCCACGTCTTCTATCGGTTCGGCGGCCGTTCGGGCTCCAGCACCGCCTTCGCCTACCAGACCCGTCCCTCGACCGGCGGCGACATCCAGCGCGCCGTCTACGCGGGCATCGACCCCCAGACCACGATGCGCCAGGCCGGCGAGGCGATCGCCTATACGGCGCTGGTGGCCCAGGAAAACCTGACGGCGGCATCCGCTGCGCCGACGGAGACGACCCGGCCGGCCCCCGCACCGACCGCCCAGTCCGTGCCCGCGGCCCCGCAGGTCCAGACCGCGCCCCTGTCGGCGTCCTCCACCGATCAGGCGGGCTCGACCCCCACGGCTTGA
- a CDS encoding DUF6481 family protein: protein MRDLKQTGFNDRITAQQEAKKALLAKFKPKPTVTDPEFDRLAEKRAAEKEALRLQHEAAKAEERRIKQEREEARLAELRNSEEAIEAEKRAARKERKQLTKEEQKAARDARYAARKARR from the coding sequence ATGAGAGATCTGAAACAGACCGGCTTCAACGACCGTATCACGGCGCAGCAGGAGGCCAAGAAGGCTCTGCTGGCCAAGTTCAAGCCCAAGCCGACCGTGACCGACCCCGAGTTCGACCGACTGGCCGAGAAGCGGGCCGCGGAAAAGGAAGCGCTGCGCCTGCAGCACGAGGCCGCCAAGGCCGAGGAACGCCGGATCAAGCAGGAGCGCGAGGAAGCGCGCCTGGCCGAGCTGCGCAACAGCGAGGAAGCCATCGAGGCCGAGAAGCGGGCCGCGCGCAAGGAGCGCAAGCAGCTCACCAAGGAAGAGCAGAAGGCCGCGCGCGACGCGCGTTACGCCGCCCGCAAGGCGCGGCGGTAG
- a CDS encoding PAS domain S-box protein, which translates to MIARLARVGARPWWQAVLLGLGFAATGLTLRWAGRAFYGEVTGFMILLPAVILAGLAGGRIAGVAAVLGCLFGGWIIAGPDAVGVGIASRMGQVATFNFVVVGLFATLVGAALRKTLARLDRTVADLGHSEARFRTAIDAVRGILWTNTADGRMEGDQPGWAALTGQSREDYQGYGWSNALHPDDVRPSLEAWNQAVAARTVFEFEHRVKTEAGVYRTFAVRAVPTLDASGDLVEWVGVHTDVTDARAADAALRRNEAELKAMVDQAAAGIAKVGLDGRVVSANARFAELLGLTEQSIIGVSTGDASHPDDVEATLNLLSDVLSGGDGSQIEKRYIRPDGAIVWALTSLRALLDDSGKPDGFIAVAVDITDAKAAEVALRESEERFRLMADTAPSPVWLTNAAGEVEFVNAALVSFYGKPADSFLGLAWKASVHPDDIDGVNAIQAEARLDFSPYGFEGRFLRHDGVWRWMRVSVNPRFDGSGAFQGYVGLSFDVTETREALDALARQERRQRFLLELADGVRELEDPQGIMDHVQSVLGRMLGVSRVGYGELSEDRLTATHMPDWVEGVPSAAGTFRLSEFGGGLEPDLQLGRTVVVRDVATDGRTASSRAAFDALSVGSLIVVPLFRGGDMRAFLQIHCRTPREWTPEEIALIEDVAERTWSDVERARAELEVRDSEARFRAVADTAPVLIWVTQRDRTRSFVNQAYVDYMGGDYETVRTADWRSYIHPEDQARLVEESVAGEATRQPFALEARYRHHSGEYRWLRSFSRPRLTLHGDIIGFVGVAFDVTDARRVEQDLKRINELLEDRVGEALAEKAKAEADLMHAQRMEAVGRLTGGVAHDFNNLLTVVIGALDLILKSPDDAARRQKFGEAALSAARRGERLTHQLLAFSRRQALRPEAIDINALIRESDPLLRRAVGEAVSYRLKLKRGGARVIVDPAQFEAALLNLIVNARDAVAERAAPDGGTITVQTQACDVEAGHVTELAAGHYVCITVSDTGVGMAAETLRRVFEPFFTTKSVGKGTGLGLSQVYGFARQSGGGVRIESTVGQGTQITLYLPPLAAEEAVTAVPVPPQADISGQSLLLVEDDTSVAVIAVDLLGGMGLEVEAVETGPDALAALARRRFDIMLSDVVMPGGMTGFELARQAADQYPGMRIVLTSGYAGDDVDAALAEAPWPFIRKPYSGEQLAAALGRQER; encoded by the coding sequence ATGATCGCCCGACTCGCCCGCGTCGGCGCGCGCCCCTGGTGGCAGGCCGTTCTTCTGGGCCTCGGTTTTGCGGCCACGGGTCTGACCCTGCGCTGGGCCGGCAGGGCCTTCTACGGCGAGGTTACGGGATTCATGATCCTGCTGCCGGCCGTCATCCTGGCGGGGCTGGCGGGGGGACGGATCGCCGGCGTCGCGGCGGTTCTGGGCTGCCTGTTCGGGGGCTGGATCATCGCCGGGCCCGATGCGGTCGGCGTCGGCATCGCGTCGCGCATGGGGCAGGTCGCGACCTTCAACTTCGTCGTCGTCGGTCTGTTCGCCACGCTGGTGGGGGCGGCCCTGCGCAAGACGCTGGCGCGCCTGGACAGGACCGTCGCCGATCTGGGCCATAGCGAGGCCCGCTTCCGCACGGCGATCGATGCCGTCCGGGGCATCCTGTGGACCAACACGGCCGATGGCCGGATGGAAGGGGATCAGCCCGGCTGGGCCGCCCTGACGGGTCAGTCGCGTGAGGACTATCAGGGCTACGGCTGGTCGAACGCCCTCCATCCCGACGATGTCCGCCCCTCACTGGAGGCCTGGAACCAGGCCGTGGCCGCCCGGACCGTGTTCGAGTTCGAACACCGCGTGAAGACCGAGGCCGGCGTCTATCGTACGTTTGCCGTCCGGGCGGTGCCGACCCTGGATGCCTCGGGCGACCTCGTCGAATGGGTGGGCGTCCATACAGATGTAACGGATGCTCGCGCGGCCGACGCCGCCCTGCGCCGCAACGAGGCCGAGCTGAAGGCCATGGTCGATCAGGCGGCGGCGGGCATCGCCAAGGTCGGGCTGGACGGCCGGGTCGTCAGCGCCAACGCCCGGTTCGCCGAGCTGCTGGGGTTGACCGAACAGAGCATCATCGGGGTCTCCACGGGCGACGCCAGCCACCCGGACGACGTGGAGGCCACGTTGAACCTGCTGTCCGACGTCCTGTCGGGGGGCGACGGCAGCCAGATCGAGAAACGCTACATCCGGCCCGACGGCGCGATCGTCTGGGCCCTGACCAGCCTGCGGGCGCTTCTGGACGACAGCGGCAAGCCGGACGGCTTCATCGCCGTCGCCGTCGACATCACCGATGCCAAGGCCGCCGAGGTCGCTCTGCGCGAAAGCGAGGAGCGGTTCCGCCTGATGGCCGACACCGCCCCCTCCCCCGTGTGGCTGACCAATGCGGCCGGAGAGGTCGAGTTCGTCAACGCGGCGCTGGTCAGCTTTTACGGCAAGCCGGCGGACAGCTTTCTGGGGCTGGCCTGGAAGGCCTCCGTCCATCCCGACGACATCGACGGCGTCAACGCCATCCAGGCCGAGGCCCGGCTGGACTTCAGCCCCTACGGGTTCGAAGGCCGCTTCCTGCGCCACGACGGCGTCTGGCGCTGGATGCGGGTGTCGGTCAATCCGCGCTTCGACGGATCGGGCGCGTTCCAGGGCTATGTCGGCCTGTCGTTCGACGTCACCGAAACGCGGGAAGCCCTGGACGCCCTCGCGCGTCAGGAGCGCCGCCAGCGCTTCCTGCTGGAGCTGGCCGACGGGGTGCGCGAACTGGAAGACCCGCAGGGCATCATGGACCATGTCCAGAGCGTGCTGGGCCGGATGCTGGGGGTCTCGCGCGTCGGCTACGGCGAGCTTTCCGAGGACCGACTGACCGCCACCCACATGCCGGACTGGGTCGAGGGCGTACCCAGCGCGGCGGGCACCTTCCGATTGTCGGAGTTCGGCGGCGGTCTGGAGCCGGACCTGCAACTCGGCCGGACGGTCGTCGTCAGGGACGTCGCGACCGACGGGCGCACGGCGTCGTCGCGCGCGGCCTTCGATGCGCTGTCGGTCGGCAGCCTGATCGTGGTGCCCCTGTTCCGGGGCGGGGACATGCGCGCCTTCCTGCAGATCCATTGCCGGACACCCCGCGAATGGACGCCTGAAGAGATCGCCCTGATCGAGGACGTGGCGGAGCGCACCTGGTCCGACGTCGAACGGGCCCGCGCCGAACTGGAGGTCCGCGACAGCGAGGCCCGCTTCCGCGCTGTGGCCGACACCGCGCCCGTGCTGATCTGGGTCACCCAGCGCGACCGTACCCGGTCCTTCGTCAACCAGGCCTATGTCGACTACATGGGCGGGGACTACGAGACCGTCCGGACCGCGGACTGGCGCAGCTATATCCACCCCGAGGACCAGGCCCGGCTGGTGGAGGAATCCGTCGCGGGCGAGGCCACCCGGCAGCCCTTCGCGCTGGAGGCTCGCTATCGGCACCACAGCGGGGAGTACCGCTGGCTGCGGTCCTTCTCGCGACCGCGCCTGACCCTGCACGGCGACATCATCGGCTTCGTCGGCGTGGCCTTCGACGTCACGGACGCGCGCCGGGTCGAGCAGGACCTGAAACGCATCAACGAGCTGCTGGAAGACCGGGTCGGCGAAGCGCTGGCGGAAAAGGCCAAGGCCGAGGCGGACCTGATGCATGCCCAGCGGATGGAGGCGGTCGGCCGCCTGACCGGGGGCGTCGCCCACGACTTCAACAACCTGCTGACGGTCGTCATCGGCGCGCTGGACCTGATCCTGAAGTCGCCGGACGACGCCGCGCGCCGCCAGAAGTTCGGCGAGGCCGCCCTGTCGGCCGCCCGGCGCGGCGAGCGGCTGACGCATCAGCTGCTGGCCTTCTCGCGTCGGCAGGCCCTGCGCCCCGAGGCCATCGATATCAATGCCCTGATCCGCGAGAGCGACCCGCTGCTGCGGCGCGCCGTCGGTGAGGCGGTATCCTACAGGCTGAAGCTCAAGCGGGGCGGCGCGCGCGTAATCGTCGATCCGGCCCAGTTCGAGGCCGCGCTGCTGAACCTGATCGTCAACGCCCGCGACGCGGTCGCCGAGCGCGCGGCACCGGACGGCGGCACGATCACGGTCCAGACCCAGGCCTGCGACGTCGAGGCCGGACACGTCACCGAGCTGGCCGCCGGCCACTACGTCTGCATCACCGTTTCGGATACCGGCGTCGGCATGGCTGCCGAGACCCTGCGGCGGGTGTTCGAACCCTTCTTCACCACCAAGTCGGTCGGCAAGGGCACGGGTCTGGGCCTCAGCCAGGTCTACGGCTTCGCGCGCCAGAGCGGCGGCGGGGTGCGTATCGAGTCCACGGTCGGTCAGGGGACGCAGATCACCCTGTATCTCCCGCCCCTCGCCGCCGAGGAGGCCGTGACGGCGGTGCCCGTGCCGCCGCAGGCGGACATCTCCGGCCAAAGCCTGCTGCTGGTCGAGGACGACACCAGCGTGGCCGTCATCGCCGTCGATCTGCTGGGGGGCATGGGGCTGGAGGTCGAGGCGGTCGAGACCGGGCCGGACGCCCTGGCGGCCCTGGCCAGACGCCGCTTCGACATCATGCTGTCCGACGTGGTGATGCCCGGCGGGATGACGGGCTTCGAACTGGCCCGTCAGGCGGCCGACCAGTATCCCGGGATGCGGATCGTGCTGACGTCGGGCTATGCAGGCGACGACGTCGATGCGGCCCTGGCCGAAGCCCCCTGGCCCTTCATCCGCAAACCGTATTCAGGCGAGCAGCTGGCGGCCGCGCTGGGCCGCCAGGAGCGGTAA
- a CDS encoding Dps family protein, producing MTAATIDTGLTKAERTNVTQELSKVLADSFAVYLKTHGYHWNVRGPEFFTYHNLLEQQYRDIWNALDEIAERIRALGEFAPQSHSAFANLTSIKDGDPEKDAPTMLKELMKDHETVIATCRAALTIADDDGDDVSVDLLTQRLAAHEKFAWMLRSTLGGR from the coding sequence ATGACCGCCGCCACCATCGACACCGGCCTGACCAAGGCCGAACGCACCAATGTGACCCAGGAGCTCAGCAAGGTTCTGGCCGACAGTTTCGCGGTCTATCTGAAGACCCACGGCTATCACTGGAACGTGCGCGGTCCGGAGTTCTTCACCTATCACAACCTGCTCGAGCAGCAGTATCGCGACATCTGGAATGCGCTGGACGAGATCGCCGAACGCATCCGCGCCCTGGGCGAATTCGCGCCTCAGTCCCATTCGGCCTTCGCCAACCTGACCTCCATCAAGGACGGCGATCCCGAGAAGGACGCGCCGACGATGCTGAAGGAGCTGATGAAGGACCACGAGACGGTCATCGCCACCTGCCGGGCCGCCCTGACGATCGCCGATGACGACGGCGACGACGTCTCGGTCGACCTGCTGACGCAGCGTCTGGCGGCGCACGAGAAGTTCGCCTGGATGCTGCGGTCGACCCTCGGCGGCCGATAG